The following proteins are encoded in a genomic region of Arachis stenosperma cultivar V10309 chromosome 4, arast.V10309.gnm1.PFL2, whole genome shotgun sequence:
- the LOC130975297 gene encoding uncharacterized protein LOC130975297 produces the protein MALQQGRSLAAAKQRRWPKMLLVEEIPAEVSGGLDIDKSWIRKPRGSVEYKDGLNSFFDFAFSNASSDGMIHCPCPLCGFRFFQTREDAYDHLLMKPFPPNYTFWLHHGERIVDERPNGRKELDPVINSGDQMRDMVHDAFNLAGLQSEDEEAMDGHVDDVADGLPYLSDEPSHEARAFQDLLKDGEQELYPGCSRFSKLSFLVRLYHIKCMCGVSDKAFGLILELLGDAFEHAHIPNTLHDAKRIIRKLGIEYKKIDACPNDCMLFQGSDHDLSRCKQCGASRWKQKTRKNSLVRINAVVKKNGKPQAAKVLRYFPLIPRLQRLFMSSKTAVDMLWHKRGTNSDGFLRHPRDGEGWKVFDMRYTDFSGDPRSVRLALASDGFNPYGNLSSKYSIWPVILIPYNLPPWICMKQTNFILSMIIPGPKMPGNDIDIYLQPLIDELK, from the exons ATGGCACTACAGCAGGGGCGGAGCCTAGCGGCGGCTAAACAGCGGCGGTGGCCAAAAATGCTGCTAGTTGAAGAGATCCCGGCTGAGGTCAGCGGCGGTCTGG ACATTGATAAGAGCTGGATTAGAAAGCCGCGAGGTAGTGTAGAATATAAGGATGGGCTGAATAGTTTCTTTGACTTCGCATTTTCCAATGCATCATCTGATGGGATGATACATTGTCCATGCCCTTTGTGTGGGTTCCGGTTTTTCCAAACTAGAGAAGATGCATACGATCATCTTCTGATGAAACCATTTCCCCCTAACTATACCTTTTGGTTACATCACGGTGAGAGGATTGTAGACGAGAGACCCAATGGTAGGAAAGAACTAGATCCCGTTATAAATTCAGGAGATCAAATGCGTGACATGGTCCACGACGCATTCAATTTGGCGGGACTGCAGAGTGAGGATGAAGAAGCCATGGATGGGCATGTTGACGACGTTGCTGATGGGTTGCCGTATTTATCTGATGAACCTAGTCACGAGGCTCGTGCCTTTCAAGACTTGCTTAAGGACGGCGAGCAAGAGTTATATCCGGGATGCTCAAGATTCTCGAAGCTGTCTTTTTTGGTGAGGCTATACCATATCAAGTGCATGTGCGGAGTGAGCGACAAGGCTTTTGGTCTGATTTTAGAGCTATTGGGGGATGCCTTTGAGCATGCACATATTCCAAATACCTTGCACGATGCTAAGAGGATCATAAGGAAGCTTGGTATTGAGTACAAGAAGATAGATGCATGTCCGAATGACTGCATGCTATTCCAGGGTTCCGACCACGACCTGTCTAGATGCAAACAGTGTGGAGCATCCAGGTGGAAGCAAAAGACCAGGAAAAATTCTTTAGTAAGGATCAATGCTGTTGTCAAGAAGAATGGTAAACCTCAGGCGGCGAAAGTTCTTCGTTATTTTCCTCTTATTCCACGGTTGCAGAGATTATTCATGTCCAGCAAGACAGCTGTGGACATGTTGTGGCACAAGAGAGGAACCAACTCTGACGGTTTCTTGAGGCATCCCAGAGACGGCGAGGGTTGGAAAGTATTTGACATGAGATATACTGACTTTTCTGGCGATCCGCGCAGTGTTCGCTTAGCCCTGGCCAGTGATGGCTTCAATCCTTATGGAAACCTGAGTTCAAAGTACTCAATATGGCCAGTGATTCTTATTCCATACAACTTACCCCCATGGATTTGCATGAAACAAACCAATTTTATTCTCTCAATGATTATTCCTGGTCCTAAAATGCCTGGCAATGACATAGACATATACCTACAGCCCCTGATCGATGAGTTGAAATAG